TCGCCGGTTCCCATCCAGTCAAATTCTAAATGGAAGCGCGATCGAGTCGTGCGGGGATCGTTTCTGCCGTGGCTGATGGTGGTGGGATGGATGTGGGGTTGCCGTTCGGCTTGGACGTAGAGAAAAGCGGCTCCTTTGGGTGCACAGAGCCATTTATGGCAATTTCCAGTGTAGTAAGTTGCACCCAGCGATCGTAAATCTAACGGAATCATTCCAGGGGCATGGGCTCCATCAATTAAGCTCTCAATGCCTTGGGAATTCAGCATCGCAATGATTTCAGCAATCGGTAGGATTAAGGCTGTTTGACTGACCACATGATCCAGTAAAACTAAGCGTGTTTGATCAGAGAGTTTGCTACATACAGCCTGGACGATCGTATCTGGTGATGGCACTGGAAATGGAATGTCTGCAATAACGATCGTGGCTCCCGATCGTTCCGCAACGTAATTTAAAGCATTACGACAGGCGTTATATTCCTGGTTGGTGGTCAGTAGTTCGTCGCCCGCTTGTAGGTCAAGCGATCGTAAAACAGCATTAACGCCAGTGGTGGCATTGGGCACAAAGGCTAGATCGGTTGGATCGGCTCCCACAAAGGTTGCCAACACCGATCGGGCTTCATCTAGCCGTGCTTCGATCTCTCGCCCTAGGAAGCGCAGGGGTTGACGTTCGAGTTGCTGACGCAGGTGTTGTTGGTAAGCGAGAACTTCCCGTGGACAGGCCCCAAAGGAACCATGGTTGAGAAAAATAACCTCAGGGTCCAGTGTCCAAGCTTCCCAAAAGGGAGATCGATGCATAGGTGTGTGTGGGCTAGAAAGGGTTATTGCCAATTGTCGCTCATTTCCATGAGTTTCTCTGGGCTAATCAGTCCTTTCCCTCGATGGGCCAAAATGGCTTGGAAGGTTGCAAGACTGTGGCCTTGGGCTTTGGCTGCTTGCAATTGTTCAATGAGTTTGGTCGCTTTTGCTTTGCCAATGTAAGGTTCAAGATTGCGACGGACTTGGAGGTGGGCAGCAGGTTCCGAAATTCGATCGAACGCCTGAAACATCGGTAACGGCACAGGAACTCGATCGTCTAAGGCTTGTAGAACAGTGGCGATCGATCGCTGAAAACTTTCCTGATCTACAACCTTCCGCTCCAGCATTTCTAAGCGTTTTAGAATGTTTTCCACTGGTAGGAATTCGCTGGACGTTCGGGATGAGGTATCAGATGAGTTAACCGTTGTGGAATTGCTAGGGCGCAGAAGTGCAATTTGTTTGAGGGCGATCGCTTCGTTTTTCGCACTGATGATGTAGACCGTAATGCGTCCTGGGAGTTGTTGATCAAATTCAAGCGCTTTCAAATAAGCATGAAACTCTAAATGCCCAGAAATCAACTCGTAGTTTTCAAAGTCGATCGGTTTCACTAAGGGCACACTGAGCAATACCTGAGCTTCGACAATCTGGTGTGCCAAGGCTTCGATTTCCATTGCATGGGCTACTGGATCAAAACGACTTTGATCGGTAATGTGGATACTTTCTAGATCCAGTGTTTGGGTGATTGATTTCATTACTTGGCTCCTACAATCCCGTCATTGTCATGATTTCTTTAGTCAAGGCTTCGAACTCTTCTGCGGAAGCAGAGTGGGGTTTATAGTCAAAAATCGACTGTGGATCGGGAATGTCGAGATCCCCCAGTTCAACTACTCGTTCTAAAGCTGCCGATAGATCGCGCCGCTCATAAATTCGAGTGTTTAACAAAGGAAATTGATACCGCTCCTCAACAAGTTTCTCCATCTTGGGTAAAGTATGCTTGATAAATTTATCAATCGTGCTGACCTTGGAAGCTAAGACACCCAAAACTTCGATCGGTTGACGATTCATCATTTCCCGAAACTCATTGAGTCCTTCCAAAAAGGTTCGCACATTATTCAATCCTTCATTGGCAAACGGACGTAGATCTGAAGGAATCAGCAGATAATCACTCGCTAATAGAGCAATTCTGGCAAAGATGTTTAGTGAGGGCGGAGTGTCAATGATAACAACATCATAGTGATCTCGTACTTCGTTCAGTTTAGACAGTAACCGAGTTTGTGCTTGAGGGGAGTCATTTAACTCAGCCTCTTTCGTCGTTAAGCTGATGTGGCTGGGAATCACGTCAACCGCTGGAAAAGTGAAGGATGACTTCTGAACGACTTCAGGAATCGTAAATTTGTTGCGCTCGATAATGACGTGGTAAATATTACGGTCTTTAATGTTGTCTGCGGATTCGTCTTGGAACTTGACCAATCCGGTGGCAAAAGTTGTGTTGGCTTGGCTATCTAGATCAATGACTAAAACCCGTTTGCCTTTTTTGCACAATCCAGCCGCAAGATTAATCACCGTTGTGGTTTTACCAACGCCACCTTTGTTGTGATAGACCGCAATAACTTTCATGGTTTTTTCCGTGGAACTCGAAGATAAAGACTGGACAAGCGTGGTTGGATGATCCGGGGTCACGATCGCGGGTTCAGGAACAGCATCTTGGTCAGAAATCACCTCGATCGGGCCTTTTCCGACTAACTGCCGTAGTTGGTCGAGATGCATCGGCACCTCTCGACCGGGAACCTGTAACCGGAGTTCTAATTCCTCCGCAACCAGTTCGTAAACCCGCAACATTTTGCCATTGGTCAGTACCCCATAGCGCACACCCAAACTGCTGAGGTAATGCCGGAGTTTCCGTCGATGCCGATCGAGATTTTGGTTAGGATGCTTCGCCTCGAAAATCACCTGAAGTTGATCGGACTTCCCAATGACATTCCCCGCGATCGCTAGAAAATCTAACCGAAAGGCACCAAAGGTAATCTCCTGATGCCAGCTCTCCGGCGGATAGCCCAAGCTGGGCAACAAGTACTGCACAATGAACTTACTTTCGACCTCAGCCTCATTCCGGCATTGCTCAGGATTATAAAATTGCGCTGCTTCATTCACAGACTGACTATCCGTTGAATATCACCAATTCCTGTTATCTAGTAAAACCGCTACCTGAAGTATGACAGAAGTCACCGGATCGATTGATTATTTTGCAAAAAATAACTGCGAGTAAACTATACATCACTCGCAGTTATTAGTTATTTAGTTAAACTCCCCAGGCAAGATTCGAACTTGCGACCAATCGGTTAACAGCCGACCGCTCTACCGCTGAGCTACTGAGGAACGTCTCAGACCTTCTATATATTAACCAGAACTTCTGAATGACGCAACCCCTTTTTCAAAATTTTTTCCAAGAAATCTTCTGACGATGACCAGGATCTCTACGATGGGATGTCCACTAACGTTGGATACGCCCCTACGGTGTCACAGGACAGCCCGTAGAGTGCCATGGCTGAAATCGTCAGATCCGATCCATGGGCTGTTTATTTGCCGTAGCGTAACCGATCTAGCTTAGCCTGAGCCTCTGGATCCAAAGAATTCATCAAAAACCGCCCTGAGGATTTCTGGGCTGGTTTTTGTTTGTGCCGTACATGGCTGATCGTAAATTCCACTTCGTTGGCCAGTTGTTCCGCCGACATCCACTCCGCGCCATAGCCAACCACTGTCAACTGCTGTGCCCGATCGTTGGTTGCAACAATGATCCGTTGATGAAACTTCCGAATATCGTGACGGAAATCGGCGCAGGACTTTTCAATGTAAGTATCCGCCGTTTGTCCGTGATCGGTGTAGTGAATCGACAAAAAGCGAGTGATGATTTCTCGATTGCTGGGGCTGTTGCGATACTGAGCATCAAACACCAGCTGTGTATCGTAGGCATTGTAGGCTGCAAATCCAGCCATCAACTCAGTTAAATGACGACGGGCTTCTTCCAACCCCTGTCGATCGCGAATTTTTTTCAAGTCACGCCAAGCGCCGACTATGTTATAGCCGTCCACCAAAAGAATTGCTTGGGGGGGGGGGCGCTTTGACATTGCACCAAAAAGGTCGTGAAGAACTTGACATTTCTACATAATGCCATCCCTCATCAATTCTGTATACAGATCGCCCCAAGACATTTGTCAAATGATCCAGGCAACTCCAAAAAAAGCTGGAATTATCGAACCTACCATTGTCGATCGACCGTTAATCTCGATGGTTGTTCAATCGACGACTGAACACTCGATCTTCTACTCCGCGAGACTATTCAGCGATCGATGTTTCCAACTCCAGCAAGCGCTGCCGTAAGCGGGCTGGATCGCCCTGGTCAATCATGTGGCCTTGATGCAGCAAAAAAGCCCCATCGCAATAATTCAACTCATTCAAACGATGGGTGACCCAGAGTGCTGTAATGCCGCGCTCTCGTACCAGTCGTTGCACCTGGGCGACCAACTCTAGCTGACTATCCGGATCTAGCAGAGCGGTGGGTTCATCGAGCAGCAAAACATTACAGTGGCGCGCAATGGCTCCCGCGATCGCCACCCGTTGCTTCTGTCCACCACTCAAGGCATAGATGGGTCGCCGCTGAAATTCCAATAGATTAACGGCTGCCAAAGCTTCGGCCA
The Alkalinema sp. FACHB-956 DNA segment above includes these coding regions:
- a CDS encoding aminotransferase class V-fold PLP-dependent enzyme — encoded protein: MHRSPFWEAWTLDPEVIFLNHGSFGACPREVLAYQQHLRQQLERQPLRFLGREIEARLDEARSVLATFVGADPTDLAFVPNATTGVNAVLRSLDLQAGDELLTTNQEYNACRNALNYVAERSGATIVIADIPFPVPSPDTIVQAVCSKLSDQTRLVLLDHVVSQTALILPIAEIIAMLNSQGIESLIDGAHAPGMIPLDLRSLGATYYTGNCHKWLCAPKGAAFLYVQAERQPHIHPTTISHGRNDPRTTRSRFHLEFDWMGTGDPTAYLSVPKAIEYLGSLLPTGWTGLMEHNHHLAITARQSLSQILEIATPCPDEMLGSMATLPLPDGDAQKLYQHLWQDFNLEVPIIPFPAAPQRLIRISAQLYNTLPEYEFLGKTLRSIL
- a CDS encoding AAA family ATPase, which translates into the protein MNEAAQFYNPEQCRNEAEVESKFIVQYLLPSLGYPPESWHQEITFGAFRLDFLAIAGNVIGKSDQLQVIFEAKHPNQNLDRHRRKLRHYLSSLGVRYGVLTNGKMLRVYELVAEELELRLQVPGREVPMHLDQLRQLVGKGPIEVISDQDAVPEPAIVTPDHPTTLVQSLSSSSTEKTMKVIAVYHNKGGVGKTTTVINLAAGLCKKGKRVLVIDLDSQANTTFATGLVKFQDESADNIKDRNIYHVIIERNKFTIPEVVQKSSFTFPAVDVIPSHISLTTKEAELNDSPQAQTRLLSKLNEVRDHYDVVIIDTPPSLNIFARIALLASDYLLIPSDLRPFANEGLNNVRTFLEGLNEFREMMNRQPIEVLGVLASKVSTIDKFIKHTLPKMEKLVEERYQFPLLNTRIYERRDLSAALERVVELGDLDIPDPQSIFDYKPHSASAEEFEALTKEIMTMTGL
- a CDS encoding NYN domain-containing protein gives rise to the protein MSKRPPPQAILLVDGYNIVGAWRDLKKIRDRQGLEEARRHLTELMAGFAAYNAYDTQLVFDAQYRNSPSNREIITRFLSIHYTDHGQTADTYIEKSCADFRHDIRKFHQRIIVATNDRAQQLTVVGYGAEWMSAEQLANEVEFTISHVRHKQKPAQKSSGRFLMNSLDPEAQAKLDRLRYGK
- a CDS encoding energy-coupling factor ABC transporter ATP-binding protein; this encodes MTSAISVQNLNFQWSNDQTVLNNCSLEVPHGEFWMLLGGNGCGKSTLLRLLAGLLPKQAGGIQLDPPVGFVFQNPDHQLVMPTVGADVAFGLVEEKLSTSEVRQRVAEALAAVNLLEFQRRPIYALSGGQKQRVAIAGAIARHCNVLLLDEPTALLDPDSQLELVAQVQRLVRERGITALWVTHRLNELNYCDGAFLLHQGHMIDQGDPARLRQRLLELETSIAE